Proteins found in one candidate division KSB1 bacterium genomic segment:
- a CDS encoding sodium-dependent transporter: MSGPKRQSTREYWATRIGLILAMAGNAIGLGNFLRFPVKAAQNGGGAFMIPYFAALLLLGIPLMWVEWSIGRYSGQFGYGTTAGAFGLLTKSERSAKVVNFLGALGITVPLLFVIYYLYIESWTLAYSFFSLTGKYFGILDYDTMSRFLASFQGKVHSEHFAGFGTALFFFFITVGLNIYVLSRGIASGIEKLAKIALPTLFVFALILFIRVWTLGTPDPSKPENSIINGFAYIWNPQFSHITQSKTWMAAAGQIFFTLSIGNGSIITYASYMKRRSDIALTGLSTSITNEFIEVIFGGSIAIPVAVAFFGLTQTIQIANGGAFDLGFVAMPIIFQKLPLGQLFGMIWFLLLFFAGITSSVALCSPAIAFLQRQLNLSRNRAVFWVGLILFGCGLPVVFFLKYGFLDEMDFWAGTFGLVVVAMIEVILFAWVFGMTKGWKEITRGADIKIPIIFKYIIKFITPIYLIALLVFWTYQDGYRVLLMIDRSATDIPYLWGARAMMLALAALFFILVIVAYRIRTIRYHHSEHLPSQT; encoded by the coding sequence ATGAGCGGACCGAAACGGCAATCGACACGAGAATATTGGGCGACGCGGATCGGGTTGATCTTGGCGATGGCAGGAAATGCGATTGGGCTGGGGAATTTCCTTCGGTTCCCTGTAAAAGCAGCTCAAAACGGCGGCGGCGCATTCATGATCCCCTATTTTGCAGCGCTTCTTTTGTTGGGAATCCCCCTCATGTGGGTCGAATGGAGCATTGGTCGCTATAGTGGCCAATTCGGTTATGGCACCACGGCCGGGGCCTTCGGCTTGCTGACCAAATCGGAGCGTAGCGCAAAGGTGGTCAACTTCTTGGGTGCGTTAGGAATCACCGTCCCCCTGCTATTTGTGATCTATTATCTCTATATTGAATCCTGGACCTTGGCCTACAGCTTCTTCTCACTCACGGGCAAATATTTCGGTATTCTCGATTACGATACCATGTCCCGCTTCCTCGCCAGTTTTCAAGGCAAGGTCCACAGCGAACATTTTGCTGGCTTCGGGACAGCCTTATTTTTCTTTTTCATCACTGTGGGGCTCAATATTTATGTGCTGTCTCGTGGGATCGCCAGTGGTATTGAGAAATTGGCCAAGATTGCGCTTCCGACCTTGTTCGTCTTCGCCCTCATCCTCTTCATTCGGGTATGGACGCTTGGCACTCCAGATCCCAGCAAGCCCGAAAATAGCATCATCAATGGTTTTGCCTATATCTGGAATCCCCAATTCAGCCACATCACTCAGAGCAAAACCTGGATGGCTGCCGCTGGGCAGATCTTTTTCACACTGAGCATCGGCAATGGCTCGATCATCACTTATGCCAGCTACATGAAACGTCGCAGCGATATTGCCCTTACAGGATTATCCACATCGATCACCAATGAATTCATCGAGGTAATCTTCGGTGGATCGATCGCCATCCCAGTGGCAGTCGCTTTCTTTGGCTTGACGCAAACCATCCAGATTGCAAATGGCGGAGCTTTCGATCTGGGATTTGTGGCCATGCCGATCATCTTTCAAAAATTGCCCTTGGGACAGCTCTTTGGAATGATTTGGTTCCTATTGCTGTTTTTCGCTGGGATCACTTCTTCAGTCGCTCTGTGTTCTCCTGCCATCGCTTTTCTGCAGCGGCAATTAAACCTCAGCCGCAATCGGGCAGTCTTTTGGGTTGGATTGATCCTGTTCGGCTGCGGACTGCCGGTGGTCTTCTTCCTCAAATACGGGTTTCTCGATGAAATGGACTTCTGGGCAGGGACATTCGGGCTAGTCGTCGTTGCAATGATCGAAGTGATTTTGTTCGCCTGGGTTTTTGGGATGACGAAAGGTTGGAAAGAGATCACTCGAGGGGCCGATATTAAAATCCCGATTATCTTTAAATACATTATCAAATTTATTACGCCGATCTATCTGATCGCTCTGCTTGTCTTCTGGACTTATCAGGACGGTTATCGGGTGCTGCTAATGATCGACCGAAGCGCCACCGATATCCCCTATCTCTGGGGCGCTCGTGCCATGATGTTGGCATTAGCAGCCTTGTTTTTCATTCTCGTCATCGTTGCCTATCGCATTCGAACGATTCGGTATCATCATTCAGAACATCTGCCATCACAAACATAG
- a CDS encoding B12-binding domain-containing radical SAM protein, with protein MMGYTIVLTCDRTMASQYHHNMFFGFSACLPQGVLPDWVYYPIFCPSGAADHRGALLFANYGMRKIEAALLANGFQRDEVIVAHPDHLDKVISEQTKIVSISTIDPLGIGPATSTFVELWGGEGRMAIKLRELLWHRAIQKYRPIIVLGGPGAWQLALHPEKQRELGVHCVVVGEGEMIAPRLFRQILEARDSVPEVISGEPVPDNQIANIVGGTICGIIEATRGCARSCAFCVPSLKKVRSRPLENILAEVAVNVRSGNRGVILHGEDILLYQSDGLKVNSKAVVELFDKVYHVPGVKWVTASHASLSSAYSSPETIEQISQVLELGTEKHPTKAFQVGIETGSPKLIRRHMRGKVYPFKPEQWPEVVEGAFRLFHKNHIVCCSTLILGLPGEDQDDVQLTIDLVKTLKPYQSIIVPLFFTPMETTRLEYARPFLKKELTPKHYELLTACWNHNLDWFPALWKNYGRDNNPIIKTIINLLIRFGTEPVRRRIHRNARRHGAMV; from the coding sequence ATGATGGGCTATACAATTGTACTGACCTGCGACCGAACCATGGCCAGTCAGTATCATCATAATATGTTCTTCGGATTCAGCGCTTGCCTGCCACAAGGGGTGTTGCCCGATTGGGTCTACTACCCAATTTTTTGCCCAAGCGGAGCGGCAGATCATCGCGGCGCGCTGCTATTCGCCAATTATGGGATGCGCAAAATCGAGGCAGCCCTTTTGGCCAATGGATTTCAGCGCGATGAAGTGATCGTCGCCCATCCCGATCATCTCGATAAGGTGATTTCAGAACAGACCAAGATTGTCTCGATTAGCACCATAGATCCTTTGGGAATAGGGCCTGCGACATCGACGTTCGTTGAACTCTGGGGTGGTGAAGGTCGCATGGCGATTAAATTGCGGGAATTGCTTTGGCATCGAGCCATCCAAAAGTATCGGCCGATCATTGTGTTGGGCGGACCCGGCGCTTGGCAACTCGCGCTTCATCCAGAAAAGCAGAGGGAATTAGGGGTTCATTGTGTGGTGGTAGGCGAAGGTGAGATGATCGCTCCGCGGTTGTTTCGGCAGATCCTCGAGGCCCGGGACAGCGTTCCTGAGGTTATCTCGGGTGAGCCAGTGCCAGATAATCAGATCGCCAATATTGTCGGGGGAACCATCTGCGGGATAATCGAGGCAACCCGAGGTTGTGCCCGAAGTTGCGCTTTCTGCGTCCCCTCATTGAAAAAGGTCCGATCTCGCCCGTTAGAAAATATCTTAGCCGAAGTGGCTGTCAATGTCCGTTCGGGCAATCGCGGCGTTATTTTGCACGGCGAAGATATTCTGCTCTATCAATCCGATGGGCTCAAAGTGAATTCCAAGGCCGTCGTTGAATTGTTCGACAAAGTTTACCATGTGCCTGGCGTCAAATGGGTCACCGCAAGCCATGCTTCGCTCTCCTCGGCTTATAGTTCGCCAGAGACGATTGAACAAATATCTCAGGTATTGGAGCTGGGCACCGAAAAGCATCCCACCAAAGCCTTTCAGGTCGGCATTGAAACCGGCAGCCCTAAATTGATCAGACGGCACATGCGGGGCAAGGTCTATCCGTTTAAGCCAGAGCAGTGGCCTGAAGTGGTGGAGGGCGCATTCCGCTTGTTCCACAAAAATCATATCGTTTGCTGCTCAACTTTGATTTTGGGATTGCCCGGCGAGGATCAGGATGACGTGCAACTGACTATCGATCTAGTAAAAACGCTCAAACCATATCAAAGCATCATCGTGCCGTTGTTTTTCACACCGATGGAAACCACGCGGCTGGAATACGCTCGGCCATTCCTTAAGAAAGAGCTCACTCCCAAACATTATGAGCTGCTCACAGCATGTTGGAATCATAATCTGGATTGGTTTCCAGCTCTCTGGAAAAACTATGGCCGCGATAATAATCCGATCATCAAGACCATCATCAATTTGCTGATTCGATTTGGGACAGAACCCGTCCGCAGGCGTATCCATCGAAATGCGCGACGCCACGGAGCCATGGTATGA
- a CDS encoding DsrE family protein, with amino-acid sequence MRTFSVLNWSVFVVLILINLSGCQKQSSSQLSPQKDGVFVHISNGTNDPHRVLMALNMAAIMSQDRDVLVYFDIKGIEVVLKDAPDLTYSHFPSSLTQLNNLLQRGVPIYVCPGCLKAAGKTEADVMPGVMIAKKEAFFNFTKGRILTLDY; translated from the coding sequence ATGCGAACATTCAGCGTGCTCAATTGGAGTGTCTTTGTGGTTCTAATTTTGATCAATCTTAGTGGTTGTCAGAAACAATCTTCTTCACAATTATCCCCCCAAAAAGACGGGGTATTTGTTCATATCAGCAATGGTACCAATGATCCCCATCGGGTGCTGATGGCGCTCAATATGGCCGCTATAATGTCCCAGGATCGGGATGTATTGGTCTATTTTGATATTAAAGGCATCGAGGTTGTTTTGAAAGATGCCCCAGATCTAACCTATAGCCATTTCCCTTCCTCGCTCACTCAGCTTAATAATTTGTTGCAGAGAGGCGTCCCCATTTATGTCTGTCCCGGTTGTCTCAAGGCAGCGGGCAAAACCGAAGCGGATGTCATGCCAGGGGTAATGATCGCCAAAAAAGAAGCATTCTTCAATTTTACCAAAGGACGAATTTTAACGTTGGACTATTGA
- a CDS encoding histidine triad nucleotide-binding protein gives MKANNCLFCQIVQGLRPAAIVHQTENLVAFKDIRPQAPIHILIIPREHIPTLNDLTPSHQQLMGEIFLVAKELAQKLGVAETGYRTVFNCNRDSGQEIYHIHLHLLAGRRFYWPPG, from the coding sequence ATGAAAGCGAATAATTGCCTTTTCTGCCAAATCGTTCAAGGCCTTCGGCCAGCAGCGATTGTTCATCAGACCGAAAATCTGGTGGCATTCAAAGACATTCGTCCCCAAGCGCCCATCCACATCTTGATCATTCCTCGGGAGCATATTCCCACGCTGAACGATCTCACCCCGTCGCATCAGCAATTAATGGGAGAAATTTTTCTGGTCGCCAAAGAATTAGCCCAAAAATTGGGCGTAGCTGAAACCGGCTACCGAACGGTCTTCAATTGCAATCGCGACTCAGGCCAGGAGATCTACCATATCCATTTACATCTTTTAGCAGGCCGACGATTCTATTGGCCACCAGGTTAA
- the dtd gene encoding D-aminoacyl-tRNA deacylase, which translates to MRAVVQRVTKASVSIDGKIVGQIDRGLVILLGVRNGDDESDARFLADKCVNLRIFADAEGKFNLSALEVGGDLLVVSQFTLYGDARKGRRPSFVDAAPPEISEPLYQRFVDYLRQSGLKVATGEFGAMMLVEIHNDGPVTIILESKEK; encoded by the coding sequence ATGCGCGCAGTGGTGCAGCGGGTAACGAAGGCATCGGTATCGATTGATGGAAAAATTGTGGGTCAGATCGATCGTGGATTGGTGATCCTGTTAGGGGTAAGAAACGGTGATGATGAGTCTGATGCAAGATTTTTAGCGGATAAATGTGTCAATCTTCGAATTTTTGCAGATGCTGAGGGGAAATTCAACCTGTCAGCGTTGGAAGTAGGCGGGGATTTGCTCGTAGTCTCACAATTCACTTTATATGGCGATGCCAGGAAGGGCCGTCGGCCCAGTTTTGTCGATGCCGCACCTCCAGAAATATCAGAGCCACTCTATCAACGATTTGTTGACTATCTGAGGCAAAGCGGACTCAAGGTAGCGACTGGCGAATTTGGCGCCATGATGTTGGTAGAAATTCACAATGATGGACCAGTAACGATAATTTTAGAAAGTAAGGAGAAATAA
- a CDS encoding DUF4097 domain-containing protein has translation MKPSTYILIIAIGILTTVIWITSRKCMAKDIEETVTKDFTVKRGQLFSLRADLGSVEITSWSQNELKVTVTKRADTNSKNRAKDIFENLELSFDQDDVGVRVVVRYHGPKVWWGDSRRLRLHFEVTVPREFNLDVQTGGGSIQVTDLNGKIELLTSGGPIMAGKINGSVRAKTSGGSIKIEQAQGPVLANTSGGSIAIGKVTGSVEARTSGGSISLEEVTGSAEAHTSGGSLNLKRLSGSATASTSGGGIHAEFVGTIDRDCSLRTSGGSIRVFLPANISIDLDAHTSGGRVESDLPITVQGVIKNNSIKGKINNGGPLMTLRTSGGNISVKALEPK, from the coding sequence ATGAAACCATCGACTTATATCTTAATCATTGCCATCGGGATCCTTACGACAGTCATCTGGATCACCTCTAGGAAATGCATGGCCAAAGATATTGAGGAAACAGTAACCAAGGACTTTACTGTCAAGCGGGGCCAATTATTTTCTCTTAGAGCAGATCTAGGATCAGTAGAAATCACAAGTTGGTCACAGAACGAATTGAAAGTGACAGTGACAAAGCGCGCTGATACAAACAGCAAGAACCGGGCAAAGGATATTTTCGAGAATTTAGAGCTGAGTTTTGATCAGGACGATGTGGGGGTCCGCGTTGTAGTGCGTTATCATGGCCCTAAGGTTTGGTGGGGTGACAGCCGCCGGCTCAGGTTACACTTTGAGGTCACCGTGCCTCGGGAGTTCAATCTGGACGTTCAAACTGGCGGCGGAAGCATTCAGGTCACTGATCTGAATGGAAAAATCGAGCTTCTCACCTCTGGGGGACCCATTATGGCAGGCAAAATCAACGGTTCGGTCCGAGCGAAAACCTCTGGCGGAAGTATAAAAATCGAACAGGCTCAGGGCCCGGTTCTCGCGAACACTTCCGGGGGCAGCATTGCTATCGGCAAGGTGACTGGATCGGTAGAAGCAAGAACTTCAGGAGGGAGTATTAGCTTGGAAGAAGTGACTGGGAGCGCCGAGGCACATACCTCAGGCGGAAGCTTAAATCTGAAAAGATTGAGCGGCAGTGCGACGGCCAGCACTTCAGGCGGCGGTATCCATGCGGAGTTCGTAGGAACAATCGATCGAGATTGCTCTCTCAGAACCTCTGGTGGAAGCATTCGTGTGTTCCTGCCGGCAAATATCTCTATCGACTTGGATGCCCATACTTCAGGCGGCCGGGTTGAATCTGATTTGCCAATCACGGTTCAGGGAGTGATCAAAAATAATTCGATTAAAGGCAAAATCAACAACGGTGGACCATTAATGACGCTGCGCACCTCGGGAGGAAACATCTCTGTCAAAGCTTTGGAACCCAAATAG
- a CDS encoding M23 family metallopeptidase: MREKFILFLLFISWTGVSPAQQYLWPTDASHFLTSSFAEYRPGHLHAGIDIKTWGKIGYKVFAIDDGYIMRMAVSPYGYGKVLYQKLDAGDIVVYAHLDGFNPVLHQFMKQQQRSRMAYRFDIQLDNQQFRVRRGEVIGYTGATGIGSPHLHFELRDGNNNPINPFLRGYRISDNIAPTITAISFTPLDSRSRVNGDAVPWIEKPVMIDPRHYKLPSAPFVSGKIGLAVECFDQADGVDHKFAVYKLSFYLDGLLRFSASYDKFSYSVSNMIDLDRDYRLLRRGKGQFQKLYRDPHNRLPFYEPSGNEAGVLQCEPTMSLNPSDPNCLAAGLHQFTIEIADFFGNVSVLSGNFVVSVQQALAADFSWQPPDQLLVTDLKDQDGNPVQTASFYVSRDRGISWQKVNPSKVQTEPALATGQNNQYLLSSIRPEAVIKINSINSEGIESLPLYYIVRDSSQTISSATELKLEKDFYDDYIRFRLTTNGWLDSVPELIVQQVGMSGTSVPLWPVRFNEWFGVYQLLPRKDGIISVEASAMDLGQRELSYSEQIDIRTVTPERGGAIRSNDGLCRLVFGSGSVYDNLFLRIEEWRTPLDSAYEIVTPSYQLFPQDVPLQKGGIVIMKYPVDDPSPEKLGVYQIEQNKPKFRGNKLDRSQTTVSGTLSNLGNVTVIRDAVPPYVEIMQPLNQAQLRDRIPKFLARVYDTLSGIANERSIVMRLDGELVISEYDPDEHTVKYEPDEPLRFGEHTISVRAEDNSGNERLVTHRFFILK; this comes from the coding sequence ATGAGAGAAAAGTTTATTTTGTTTTTGCTCTTTATAAGCTGGACAGGAGTGAGCCCAGCCCAACAATATCTTTGGCCCACCGATGCCAGCCATTTTTTGACCTCATCGTTCGCCGAATACCGTCCTGGCCATCTTCATGCTGGAATTGATATCAAAACGTGGGGCAAAATTGGTTATAAAGTTTTTGCTATTGATGATGGCTACATTATGCGCATGGCTGTTTCGCCCTATGGTTATGGCAAGGTGCTGTATCAAAAACTGGACGCTGGCGATATCGTGGTTTATGCGCATCTGGATGGGTTCAACCCTGTGCTGCATCAGTTTATGAAGCAGCAACAGCGCAGTCGGATGGCCTATCGCTTCGATATACAACTGGATAATCAGCAGTTTCGGGTGCGACGCGGGGAAGTGATTGGTTATACCGGAGCCACTGGTATTGGCAGTCCGCATCTGCATTTCGAACTTCGCGATGGGAACAACAATCCGATCAATCCGTTCTTACGTGGCTATCGCATTTCAGACAATATTGCGCCGACCATAACGGCCATCAGTTTCACGCCGTTAGACTCTCGTTCTCGGGTCAATGGCGACGCCGTACCTTGGATTGAAAAGCCAGTGATGATTGATCCCCGGCACTATAAGCTCCCTAGTGCCCCATTTGTCTCGGGCAAAATTGGGCTGGCCGTGGAATGTTTCGATCAAGCCGATGGCGTTGATCATAAATTCGCGGTTTATAAACTGAGTTTCTATTTGGACGGCCTACTCCGCTTTTCTGCAAGTTACGACAAATTTTCTTATAGCGTCAGCAATATGATCGATCTCGATCGAGATTACCGTTTGCTCCGGCGGGGGAAGGGACAGTTCCAGAAATTGTATCGCGATCCCCATAATCGACTTCCATTTTATGAGCCATCGGGCAACGAAGCCGGCGTGCTCCAGTGCGAACCAACAATGTCGCTCAATCCATCTGATCCGAATTGTTTGGCCGCAGGGCTCCATCAGTTCACGATCGAAATCGCTGATTTCTTTGGCAATGTCTCGGTCCTATCTGGAAATTTTGTTGTATCCGTTCAGCAGGCGCTTGCGGCGGATTTTTCCTGGCAGCCCCCTGACCAGCTTTTGGTAACAGATCTGAAGGATCAAGATGGCAATCCAGTTCAAACAGCCTCGTTCTATGTCTCTCGAGATCGCGGCATCTCTTGGCAAAAAGTTAACCCGTCAAAAGTTCAAACAGAACCAGCTTTAGCAACTGGTCAAAACAATCAATATCTGCTGTCTTCTATTCGGCCGGAAGCCGTGATAAAAATCAACTCGATCAATTCCGAAGGGATCGAGTCGCTTCCGCTCTACTACATCGTTCGGGATTCCAGTCAGACCATATCTTCTGCCACCGAGTTAAAGCTTGAAAAGGATTTTTATGATGATTACATTCGTTTTCGTCTAACGACCAATGGATGGCTCGATTCAGTCCCTGAACTGATCGTTCAGCAGGTGGGTATGTCGGGGACGTCGGTTCCGCTTTGGCCAGTTCGATTCAATGAATGGTTCGGCGTTTACCAGTTGCTTCCCAGGAAAGATGGCATAATATCGGTCGAGGCGAGCGCGATGGATCTAGGGCAGCGAGAATTGAGCTATTCTGAACAGATCGATATTCGAACGGTTACGCCAGAACGAGGTGGCGCTATTCGATCCAACGATGGGCTTTGTCGGCTGGTTTTCGGATCTGGCTCAGTGTATGATAACCTGTTTCTTCGTATCGAAGAGTGGCGAACGCCTTTGGATTCGGCTTACGAGATCGTTACTCCCAGCTATCAATTATTCCCACAAGATGTTCCACTCCAAAAAGGCGGTATTGTGATCATGAAATACCCGGTTGATGATCCATCTCCAGAGAAACTCGGTGTCTATCAAATCGAGCAAAACAAGCCCAAGTTTCGCGGCAATAAGCTCGATAGAAGTCAAACCACCGTCAGCGGCACACTTTCCAATTTGGGCAATGTGACTGTTATTCGTGATGCCGTCCCACCTTACGTTGAAATCATGCAACCGCTAAATCAAGCGCAATTGCGGGATCGGATTCCAAAATTTCTTGCCCGAGTTTATGATACACTGTCTGGGATCGCTAATGAGCGGTCTATTGTGATGCGATTGGATGGCGAACTGGTGATTTCGGAGTATGATCCTGACGAACATACAGTGAAGTATGAGCCGGATGAGCCTTTACGATTTGGTGAACATACCATTTCAGTTCGAGCAGAGGATAACAGCGGGAATGAGCGGCTGGTAACGCATCGATTTTTTATTTTGAAATAA
- a CDS encoding glycosyltransferase, whose amino-acid sequence MNKVLFLSYYFPPMGMGGTQRAAKFVKYLPEFGWEPWVVTVKDVHYYAHDPSLLQEVHDRQIFRTESWDPLRVMARIGRKGSKPEVTSSSSAPKKSRFLNWLNRTIGSWIFIPDSKILWLPFAVKTAFHLIRTKKIAVIFTTSPPHSAHLGGLILKMITGLPWLADFRDDWTGGESQPCPTWLHRFINRLMEKWVLRSADRIIGMCDHLTNSLRLKAGYSSKARFVTIMNGYDREDFVGLEQMRLNERFTICHSGSISRVSDPEPFLRAVKFALSQSPELHDQIKIQFFGTDLFGRLTQLTRTLGLDHIVTSARYLPHREALTAIMQSHLLLLTIIKRTKEEIITGKLFEYLASGKPILLISSEGEVANMIRSLHRGTVVHPDDISAIQQAILEYVDRWRRNSLEIAPAVSLPQFDRRNLTDRLAQIFSDLYR is encoded by the coding sequence GTGAACAAGGTTCTTTTTCTCAGCTATTATTTCCCGCCAATGGGGATGGGGGGGACGCAGCGCGCCGCCAAATTTGTGAAGTATCTTCCCGAGTTCGGCTGGGAGCCATGGGTGGTGACCGTGAAAGACGTCCATTATTATGCCCATGATCCGAGCTTGCTTCAGGAAGTGCATGACCGACAAATTTTCCGCACTGAATCTTGGGATCCGCTGAGAGTGATGGCGCGAATTGGGAGGAAGGGATCGAAGCCAGAGGTGACTTCATCCAGTTCGGCTCCGAAAAAATCGCGCTTTTTGAACTGGCTGAATCGAACCATCGGGAGTTGGATATTTATCCCCGATAGTAAAATTCTTTGGTTGCCGTTTGCGGTCAAAACAGCCTTCCATCTCATTCGAACGAAAAAAATAGCGGTTATTTTTACCACCTCGCCGCCTCATTCCGCCCATCTTGGGGGCTTGATCCTAAAGATGATCACTGGCTTACCGTGGCTAGCCGATTTTCGGGATGATTGGACTGGCGGAGAAAGCCAACCATGCCCAACTTGGCTGCATCGATTTATTAACCGCTTGATGGAAAAGTGGGTGTTGAGATCGGCCGATCGGATCATTGGCATGTGCGATCATCTGACAAACAGCTTGCGACTCAAAGCAGGCTATTCATCGAAGGCCAGGTTTGTAACCATCATGAACGGCTATGATCGAGAAGATTTTGTCGGGCTGGAACAGATGCGGCTCAACGAGCGCTTTACCATCTGTCATTCCGGGTCTATTAGCCGTGTCAGCGATCCAGAACCGTTTCTGCGCGCTGTGAAGTTCGCTCTTTCTCAATCTCCTGAGCTTCATGATCAGATCAAAATCCAGTTTTTTGGAACCGATCTGTTCGGTCGACTCACACAGCTAACGCGTACGCTTGGACTGGATCATATTGTTACGTCGGCTCGGTATCTACCCCATCGGGAGGCACTGACAGCAATAATGCAATCCCATCTTTTGTTGTTAACTATCATCAAACGGACAAAAGAAGAAATAATTACCGGCAAGCTATTTGAATACCTTGCGTCTGGGAAGCCGATCTTGCTAATTTCTTCGGAGGGGGAAGTTGCCAACATGATCCGATCACTGCATCGAGGCACGGTTGTTCACCCAGATGATATCTCTGCGATCCAGCAAGCGATCCTGGAATATGTGGATCGCTGGCGGAGAAACAGCTTGGAAATTGCGCCAGCGGTTTCATTGCCACAATTTGATCGCCGCAACCTCACTGATCGGCTGGCGCAAATCTTCTCTGATTTGTACCGCTGA
- a CDS encoding glucose-1-phosphate thymidylyltransferase, translated as MKALITSGGKGTRLRPLTHTQNKHLIPIANKPILHYAIETVAEAGITEIGIVTNADSTEVQDAIGDGQRWGVHITYIPQEAPLGLAHVVKISEDFIGKEPFIFYLGDNMVVGGVRRFVQEFERDHVNCFLTLSRVKDPERFGVPEIRGNRIVSIEEKPKVPKSEFAVAGIYIYDHHIFEAVNSIKPSQRGELEISDAHQYLIDHGYRIGFSEITGWWKDTGKPIDLLEANRLVLEHLQPRVEGEVDKASYTTGNVIIEKNARVKNSHIRGPVIIGQNSVIENSYIGPFTSIYNNCYIRNSEIEFSIILNDCQILDIGVRIESSLLGSDVQLTKSSPKPAAHRFIIGDQSRVELV; from the coding sequence ATGAAAGCGCTGATCACCAGTGGCGGAAAAGGGACGCGGCTACGGCCCTTAACACACACCCAGAACAAGCATCTCATCCCAATAGCCAACAAACCGATTCTCCATTATGCGATCGAAACTGTCGCCGAAGCAGGGATTACTGAAATTGGTATTGTCACCAATGCAGATTCGACTGAAGTCCAGGATGCCATCGGAGATGGCCAACGATGGGGGGTTCATATTACTTATATCCCACAGGAGGCACCACTGGGCCTGGCGCATGTTGTAAAAATTTCCGAGGACTTCATCGGAAAAGAACCATTTATTTTCTACTTAGGCGATAACATGGTGGTCGGCGGTGTCCGTCGTTTCGTCCAAGAGTTCGAAAGGGATCACGTCAATTGTTTCTTAACCTTGTCGCGCGTGAAAGATCCAGAGCGCTTTGGCGTGCCAGAGATCAGGGGTAATCGGATTGTGTCTATCGAGGAAAAGCCTAAGGTTCCAAAAAGCGAATTCGCTGTTGCCGGCATCTATATTTACGATCATCATATTTTTGAAGCCGTGAACAGCATTAAGCCCAGTCAGCGAGGGGAACTGGAAATTTCTGATGCCCATCAATATTTGATCGATCATGGCTACCGGATCGGTTTCTCAGAGATTACTGGCTGGTGGAAAGACACTGGAAAGCCGATTGACCTGCTCGAAGCCAATCGGTTGGTGCTGGAACATTTGCAACCGCGCGTTGAGGGCGAGGTCGATAAAGCTTCTTACACCACGGGGAATGTGATTATTGAAAAGAATGCTCGAGTTAAAAATAGCCACATCCGCGGCCCAGTAATCATCGGACAAAACAGTGTCATTGAAAACAGTTACATTGGACCTTTCACTTCAATTTATAACAATTGCTATATTCGAAATAGTGAAATCGAATTCAGCATTATTTTGAACGACTGTCAGATCCTTGATATCGGTGTTCGCATTGAAAGCAGCCTGTTGGGGAGTGATGTGCAGCTCACCAAGTCATCCCCAAAGCCAGCAGCTCATCGGTTCATCATCGGCGATCAAAGCCGAGTGGAACTGGTCTAA